In Drosophila pseudoobscura strain MV-25-SWS-2005 chromosome 4, UCI_Dpse_MV25, whole genome shotgun sequence, the following proteins share a genomic window:
- the LOC117184171 gene encoding lumican isoform X8 has product MLMNVATLKENDLCKKCICDLENNLIDCTKKLNSWLSNEEWNVLINGNFTFETIKLEHNNLSSIPILPTYDVKHLYIGYNQIDSIANGAFQNLSDLTSLDLSHNKLTSKVLLPDVFKGPYTVSDYKALYNLKSLNLGYNELHFLDADLFEHVPNLEELILCSNNFQVIDGLSEVAISGLTSLKVLDISYMEIKTLPQTLLHGPRDLETLIAAGNLFSKLPDALSFAKNLARLVLNENPIEDLQGDNIFPVMTNLKYLSMSYMPKLRHIGVGAMSELQNLTELILSDNKFLVEIDELALAKNLNDGQYMNYPPLEKVYLNNCNLTKIPKSFLVRWDKLSVLDLRFNPWTCEESNDYLINILLPQINKTTPLLAKTVQCDSPVELKNVDILKVATDHLIDSKKSSGIFWIGLLVFILIAIPITLGIIVLYRRGCFSLNRNDSGASRALYNRTKFNDDFQI; this is encoded by the exons AACGTTGCAACTTTAAAAGAAAATGATCTGtgtaaaaaatgcatttgcgatttagaaaacaatttaatcgATTGCACGAAAAAATTAAACAGTTGGCTCTCTAACGAAGAATGGAATGTCTTAATCAACGGAAACTTTACTTTTGAAACAATCAAGCTAGAACACAACAATTTAAGCAGTATCCCAATATTGCCAACATATGATGTAAAACATTTATACATTGGCTATAACCAGATAGATTCAATAGCTAACGGCGCCTTTCAAAATCTATCCGACTTGACAAGCCTAGACTTATCGCACAACAAATTAACTTCAAAAGTGTTGCTACCAGATGTCTTTAAAGGACCCTATACCGTATCGGACTATAAGGCGTTATATAATTTGAAATCGCTAAATTTGGGATACAATGAACTGCATTTTTTGGATGCAGATTTATTCGAGCATGTTCCAAACCTAGAAGAGCTTATTTTATGTTCAAATAATTTTCAAGTAATAGACGGACTTTCAGAAGTGGCAATTTCAGGTTTGACATCATTGAAG GTTTTAGATATTTCATATATGGAAATAAAAACCTTGCCACAAACTCTTTTACATGGGCCACGAGATCTCGAGACTTTAATAGCAGCTGGAAATCTTTTCAGTAAATTGCCAGATGCTTTATCATTTGCAAAGAATTTAGCCAGGCTTGTCTTGAATGAAAACCCAATTGAAGATCTTCAAGGCGACAA CATTTTTCCTGTGATGACTAACTTAAAATATCTCAGTATGTCTTATATGCCAAAGCTGCGCCATATTGGAGTTGGCGCCATGAGTGAATTGCAGA ACCTTACCGAGCTAATATTGTCTGACAACAAGTTTCTAGTAGAAATCGATGAGCTCGCCCTAGCAAAAAACCTTAATGATGGGCAATACATGAACTATCCGCCATTAGAAAAA gtttatttaaataattgcaacttgacaaaaataccaaagtCATTCCTTGTACGTTGGGATAAACTTTCAGTGCTTGATCTTCGATTTAATCCATGGACTTGCGAAGAGTCGAATGATTATTTAATCAACATCCTACTGccacaaataaacaaaacaaccCCACTTCTGGCAAAAACTGTACAGTGTGATTCACCCGttgaattaaaaaatgtgGATATTTTAAAGGTAGCGACGGATCATTTAATTGACAGTAAAAAAAGCAGTGGTATTTTCTGGATTGGGCTGCTTGTTTTTATACTTATTGCCATTCCGATTACACTAGGAATTATTGTGTTATACAGACGTGGCTGCTTTTCTTTAAATAGAAATGACAGTGGCGCCAGTCGTGCTCTCTATAATAGAACAAAGTTCAATGACGATTTCCAAATCTAA
- the LOC117184171 gene encoding lumican isoform X10, with translation MQNVATLKENDLCKKCICDLENNLIDCTKKLNSWLSNEEWNVLINGNFTFETIKLEHNNLSSIPILPTYDVKHLYIGYNQIDSIANGAFQNLSDLTSLDLSHNKLTSKVLLPDVFKGPYTVSDYKALYNLKSLNLGYNELHFLDADLFEHVPNLEELILCSNNFQVIDGLSEVAISGLTSLKVLDISYMEIKTLPQTLLHGPRDLETLIAAGNLFSKLPDALSFAKNLARLVLNENPIEDLQGDNIFPVMTNLKYLSMSYMPKLRHIGVGAMSELQNLTELILSDNKFLVEIDELALAKNLNDGQYMNYPPLEKVYLNNCNLTKIPKSFLVRWDKLSVLDLRFNPWTCEESNDYLINILLPQINKTTPLLAKTVQCDSPVELKNVDILKVATDHLIDSKKSSGIFWIGLLVFILIAIPITLGIIVLYRRGCFSLNRNDSGASRALYNRTKFNDDFQI, from the exons ATGCAA AACGTTGCAACTTTAAAAGAAAATGATCTGtgtaaaaaatgcatttgcgatttagaaaacaatttaatcgATTGCACGAAAAAATTAAACAGTTGGCTCTCTAACGAAGAATGGAATGTCTTAATCAACGGAAACTTTACTTTTGAAACAATCAAGCTAGAACACAACAATTTAAGCAGTATCCCAATATTGCCAACATATGATGTAAAACATTTATACATTGGCTATAACCAGATAGATTCAATAGCTAACGGCGCCTTTCAAAATCTATCCGACTTGACAAGCCTAGACTTATCGCACAACAAATTAACTTCAAAAGTGTTGCTACCAGATGTCTTTAAAGGACCCTATACCGTATCGGACTATAAGGCGTTATATAATTTGAAATCGCTAAATTTGGGATACAATGAACTGCATTTTTTGGATGCAGATTTATTCGAGCATGTTCCAAACCTAGAAGAGCTTATTTTATGTTCAAATAATTTTCAAGTAATAGACGGACTTTCAGAAGTGGCAATTTCAGGTTTGACATCATTGAAG GTTTTAGATATTTCATATATGGAAATAAAAACCTTGCCACAAACTCTTTTACATGGGCCACGAGATCTCGAGACTTTAATAGCAGCTGGAAATCTTTTCAGTAAATTGCCAGATGCTTTATCATTTGCAAAGAATTTAGCCAGGCTTGTCTTGAATGAAAACCCAATTGAAGATCTTCAAGGCGACAA CATTTTTCCTGTGATGACTAACTTAAAATATCTCAGTATGTCTTATATGCCAAAGCTGCGCCATATTGGAGTTGGCGCCATGAGTGAATTGCAGA ACCTTACCGAGCTAATATTGTCTGACAACAAGTTTCTAGTAGAAATCGATGAGCTCGCCCTAGCAAAAAACCTTAATGATGGGCAATACATGAACTATCCGCCATTAGAAAAA gtttatttaaataattgcaacttgacaaaaataccaaagtCATTCCTTGTACGTTGGGATAAACTTTCAGTGCTTGATCTTCGATTTAATCCATGGACTTGCGAAGAGTCGAATGATTATTTAATCAACATCCTACTGccacaaataaacaaaacaaccCCACTTCTGGCAAAAACTGTACAGTGTGATTCACCCGttgaattaaaaaatgtgGATATTTTAAAGGTAGCGACGGATCATTTAATTGACAGTAAAAAAAGCAGTGGTATTTTCTGGATTGGGCTGCTTGTTTTTATACTTATTGCCATTCCGATTACACTAGGAATTATTGTGTTATACAGACGTGGCTGCTTTTCTTTAAATAGAAATGACAGTGGCGCCAGTCGTGCTCTCTATAATAGAACAAAGTTCAATGACGATTTCCAAATCTAA
- the LOC117184171 gene encoding lumican isoform X6 encodes MQAVSDENTSGEPSVSKNVATLKENDLCKKCICDLENNLIDCTKKLNSWLSNEEWNVLINGNFTFETIKLEHNNLSSIPILPTYDVKHLYIGYNQIDSIANGAFQNLSDLTSLDLSHNKLTSKVLLPDVFKGPYTVSDYKALYNLKSLNLGYNELHFLDADLFEHVPNLEELILCSNNFQVIDGLSEVAISGLTSLKVLDISYMEIKTLPQTLLHGPRDLETLIAAGNLFSKLPDALSFAKNLARLVLNENPIEDLQGDNIFPVMTNLKYLSMSYMPKLRHIGVGAMSELQNLTELILSDNKFLVEIDELALAKNLNDGQYMNYPPLEKVYLNNCNLTKIPKSFLVRWDKLSVLDLRFNPWTCEESNDYLINILLPQINKTTPLLAKTVQCDSPVELKNVDILKVATDHLIDSKKSSGIFWIGLLVFILIAIPITLGIIVLYRRGCFSLNRNDSGASRALYNRTKFNDDFQI; translated from the exons ATGCAA GCAGTTTCTGATGAAAACACATCCGGAGAGCCATCAGTTTCGAAG AACGTTGCAACTTTAAAAGAAAATGATCTGtgtaaaaaatgcatttgcgatttagaaaacaatttaatcgATTGCACGAAAAAATTAAACAGTTGGCTCTCTAACGAAGAATGGAATGTCTTAATCAACGGAAACTTTACTTTTGAAACAATCAAGCTAGAACACAACAATTTAAGCAGTATCCCAATATTGCCAACATATGATGTAAAACATTTATACATTGGCTATAACCAGATAGATTCAATAGCTAACGGCGCCTTTCAAAATCTATCCGACTTGACAAGCCTAGACTTATCGCACAACAAATTAACTTCAAAAGTGTTGCTACCAGATGTCTTTAAAGGACCCTATACCGTATCGGACTATAAGGCGTTATATAATTTGAAATCGCTAAATTTGGGATACAATGAACTGCATTTTTTGGATGCAGATTTATTCGAGCATGTTCCAAACCTAGAAGAGCTTATTTTATGTTCAAATAATTTTCAAGTAATAGACGGACTTTCAGAAGTGGCAATTTCAGGTTTGACATCATTGAAG GTTTTAGATATTTCATATATGGAAATAAAAACCTTGCCACAAACTCTTTTACATGGGCCACGAGATCTCGAGACTTTAATAGCAGCTGGAAATCTTTTCAGTAAATTGCCAGATGCTTTATCATTTGCAAAGAATTTAGCCAGGCTTGTCTTGAATGAAAACCCAATTGAAGATCTTCAAGGCGACAA CATTTTTCCTGTGATGACTAACTTAAAATATCTCAGTATGTCTTATATGCCAAAGCTGCGCCATATTGGAGTTGGCGCCATGAGTGAATTGCAGA ACCTTACCGAGCTAATATTGTCTGACAACAAGTTTCTAGTAGAAATCGATGAGCTCGCCCTAGCAAAAAACCTTAATGATGGGCAATACATGAACTATCCGCCATTAGAAAAA gtttatttaaataattgcaacttgacaaaaataccaaagtCATTCCTTGTACGTTGGGATAAACTTTCAGTGCTTGATCTTCGATTTAATCCATGGACTTGCGAAGAGTCGAATGATTATTTAATCAACATCCTACTGccacaaataaacaaaacaaccCCACTTCTGGCAAAAACTGTACAGTGTGATTCACCCGttgaattaaaaaatgtgGATATTTTAAAGGTAGCGACGGATCATTTAATTGACAGTAAAAAAAGCAGTGGTATTTTCTGGATTGGGCTGCTTGTTTTTATACTTATTGCCATTCCGATTACACTAGGAATTATTGTGTTATACAGACGTGGCTGCTTTTCTTTAAATAGAAATGACAGTGGCGCCAGTCGTGCTCTCTATAATAGAACAAAGTTCAATGACGATTTCCAAATCTAA
- the LOC117184171 gene encoding prolargin isoform X11, whose protein sequence is MKLKIINILICTLHYFILTNVHTQAVSDENTSGEPSVSKNVATLKENDLCKKCICDLENNLIDCTKKLNSWLSNEEWNVLINGNFTFETIKLEHNNLSSIPILPTYDVKHLYIGYNQIDSIANGAFQNLSDLTSLDLSHNKLTSKVLLPDVFKGPYTVSDYKALYNLKSLNLGYNELHFLDADLFEHVPNLEELILCSNNFQVIDGLSEVAISGLTSLKVLDISYMEIKTLPQTLLHGPRDLETLIAAGNLFSKLPDALSFAKNLARLVLNENPIEDLQGDNIFPVMTNLKYLSMSYMPKLRHIGVGAMSELQTTCYSKALATFEDIRSSQYLLPP, encoded by the exons atgaaattaaaaataattaatattttaatttgtacattacattattttattttaacaaaTGTCCATACTCAGGCAGTTTCTGATGAAAACACATCCGGAGAGCCATCAGTTTCGAAG AACGTTGCAACTTTAAAAGAAAATGATCTGtgtaaaaaatgcatttgcgatttagaaaacaatttaatcgATTGCACGAAAAAATTAAACAGTTGGCTCTCTAACGAAGAATGGAATGTCTTAATCAACGGAAACTTTACTTTTGAAACAATCAAGCTAGAACACAACAATTTAAGCAGTATCCCAATATTGCCAACATATGATGTAAAACATTTATACATTGGCTATAACCAGATAGATTCAATAGCTAACGGCGCCTTTCAAAATCTATCCGACTTGACAAGCCTAGACTTATCGCACAACAAATTAACTTCAAAAGTGTTGCTACCAGATGTCTTTAAAGGACCCTATACCGTATCGGACTATAAGGCGTTATATAATTTGAAATCGCTAAATTTGGGATACAATGAACTGCATTTTTTGGATGCAGATTTATTCGAGCATGTTCCAAACCTAGAAGAGCTTATTTTATGTTCAAATAATTTTCAAGTAATAGACGGACTTTCAGAAGTGGCAATTTCAGGTTTGACATCATTGAAG GTTTTAGATATTTCATATATGGAAATAAAAACCTTGCCACAAACTCTTTTACATGGGCCACGAGATCTCGAGACTTTAATAGCAGCTGGAAATCTTTTCAGTAAATTGCCAGATGCTTTATCATTTGCAAAGAATTTAGCCAGGCTTGTCTTGAATGAAAACCCAATTGAAGATCTTCAAGGCGACAA CATTTTTCCTGTGATGACTAACTTAAAATATCTCAGTATGTCTTATATGCCAAAGCTGCGCCATATTGGAGTTGGCGCCATGAGTGAATTGCAGA CAACATGTTACAGTAAAGCGCTCGCAACATTCGAAGACATTCGAAGCTCCCAATATTTATTACCTCCTTAA